The Primulina eburnea isolate SZY01 unplaced genomic scaffold, ASM2296580v1 ctg739_ERROPOS11973397, whole genome shotgun sequence sequence TGTCGACTGGTTGGAGAGATGATGACCGTGGTCTGGGCCAAGGAGTGATTTGCATATTGTGAATTTTAAGGTTCCCCAGCCTTCAAAATACTCTCAACAGCCCCTTGAAGAGCCCAATTTGTTCCTGTTTTGCAGAGGCGACACTGGAATTCTTCATATTATCGGAAAGGGAGGTCACGGTTTTCTTCTATAGCCGATGAGCCAATCAATCTTTGACATGTTCAACGGTTTTACAGTTTCGAATGCAAAACCCACTTCTCTGAATCTTTAACATGAAAACACCGATATACTTGGCTACAGCGAGCAATTTGGAAGTGGTGCACAGGAAGGACACGTCATTATCTCTCCCATGGAAATACAGGCTTATAAGTTGCACTTAAGGCCTCAACAATAAAGGTATTGTAGAAACTTGAATCTTTCACAAGGAACGTGGTTTATTGGGAATTTCTGGGATTGCTTCATGCTCCTTGACTGGATTGAAAAACCTACCCCTGCACAACGTTACTCATGCTGCGGCAACAAAGAACTAAAGCTGGAATGTAGGTGCGCACAACCTTCGGAAGAGCTGTACATTTAGATGCTATACTCTCACAACTGGTGTACGGTTATCAAAATCAGACACGCCTTCGGGTATATTTCAGCTCTTATCTTGATGGAAAAGTGGACAAATTTCGTGATGGACTAATTGTTTTCACAGAGATGATGCCAAGGCTCTTGCCAAATGAACCGAATGTAATCTGTGTAATTTCATTGATAAACTTGATTATTGATAAAGAAGCCTCTACAATCATGACAGTCGTACCATATTACACAAGAATTCGTGAAACTATTATTTATTTTGGCAACATGCACACATGATTCAAGTTGAAAGCTCAAGTTATTATTGGAAATCAACTGCGACATTTCCAGtttaattgattgattgatCACTCTCGTTAGAATAGCAAGGATGGAGTCCATCGGGAGTGATTCAAATAAGGGAAGACGAATACAGAGGCAGGAGATGTAAACTGTCCATCCATCGAACGTTACTtattatatatacataacaattaattttattacaactttaatattttaatgattAGTTTGATGTCATCatcttgggattaaattttttatcaatttataaagaaaACTTCAATGGGTTTTAAGGAATTAGTAATTGTGTCCAAAATATGAAAATCCTTGACAATTATCGCTAGTTACATGGAGCTAGACACTTGATTAACCATCggtaatataattttatatggCCTCGAAAACATCATTTTGAAGCCATTACACATATTAATTGAGATTTAATAAATGAATTATAATATTCAACATCATTTATAGTTATTTATTACTGCTTAATCTCTTTTCCATATGGAGGGGGAAAAGGACAAGAAAGGGGTACAATAAttgaagtaaataaataaataggaCTTTTTGGTAACCGAAGCTGCTGCCCACAAGGGAACAGGTAAAAATAGATGCCTATCTTCTTCATTATTTGTAATGGGAATCCAATGAGATACATGTTCGTTCAAATCAAATGCACAACCAAGATCTGGAtatttcacaattttttttaattaaataagattATTTTGTAAGAGCGGGTGTTTACCGCTTTATCAAAAGcttagctagtagtaatggtgcaactcaaatcttttaaaccgcacgaCAGCTCAAGCACAACAATTCGATCGGTTTACCaagtagggacaattattgcacccaacaatctccatCTCagtaattgcactccttgcaatcaatgagaatcgaacccgtgacttTGGTTcggataccaattgtaggacctaATGCTTATCGGTTTATCAAAACATATAGCTAGTGGCAATGGTATAACTCAagtcttttaaaccgcacaacagctcaagcaccacggttcgatcgttttaccaaacagggacaattattgtatCCAACAATTTTAATAtcgttttaaaatatattgtgAAAGTTAAGAAGATATAATTTATGTTATATAAGAATAGAAAAATTTATTGCATCATAAGATGTGATAATAAATTGAAAGataaaaataacataatatTCTTTTTAACTCAGATAAATATCGATTTGTTGATGATATATTATGTGAGAAAGACTTGTTCTATATACAATGATATTACATATTGATCAATACGAAGGATTTTAGTTGGGCAGCCTCACCCTACTGTTAGTATATTGAGAAACAACTTTTTTCACTAATCCCAACCAATTAAATTCCCTTTCAAGTGAATAGAAAAATGTTCATAGGATCACATGCCTCGCATTAAAATAATATTCATTTTATCTTGTGCATATCGAAATGTAACGATTACAGATTCCCGCACCTTCAAGCCTTCTAACGTGggtggtttttttaaaaaaaaaaaatcttgaatattttcaaaacttaatcGACCAATCAATTAACTATATCAAGTTTCTAATCTAGACatgcattttaaataaatctaATCTAGACATGCAATTAACTATATCAAGTTTCTCCTAGTGCTTAGCATATTTATCTGCATGTTAATTTTGTCTGATTGCAAGCACAAAAATAAATctgcatatttttttaaaaaaatattggatTTTGTCAGGTAGAATAGTTACAATAGACTTTTATAACCAAGAATCATGTGGTGGGGGACAGTGTCCTTGAAGTCATAAGAACCCTACATTGGATTCTATTTTAATAGAGCTCAATTATGCAAGTGCTTGTCCTTTTCATTACCACAATTACGAGGAACTTGACTGCATTCATCATATATTCGTCGGGggcccataccaaaataaaagaTACTGTTGGTACTTGGTGGCCAAGAAATCAGAATATTAtacttcaaattttttaaatgaatACTATCGATTAAATTTTGCAAATTTGAAGAGGAATGAACTTCTTAAACTTAGAAGAAAATTTATGAATCTTTGGTTAAGCCGTCGGAGAGGAATTGCGTTAAACTCGCGCTTATTTTtcgcatatttttttttaaaaaattgacaaTTTAAGCATATGAAAACATGAAATTTGTGGTTTTCACGAATTTAAATAGTTCAAATAATtcgatatgatttttaaaaataagaattttATGACAGAAAATCAAGTAGATTGGAGGTAAATTGAAGGACAAATCAGACTGACAAGTAACTAGGTTCCATTTTATGTGTACATCGAAATATCTTATCAAAGCCTGAAAAAGTGCAACTGATCGACTCAGACAAGTTGTGAACCTTGAACAACATTTGCATAACAGTAAGAAggaatcatcatcatccaaggaGAAAAACCTAGTAATATTACAACTTCAAGTTGGATTCTTTCGCTTTGAGATGAGACTAATGATCTTTAGCAAGCAAACCATACTAATCCTTAACTCAATTGGCTCTCTCAGCGTGGCAGATAAATACCGATTCCAAGTCGGGAGGATTGAAGAATTCTCTATTTCCGTTCAAGTGGCACCGTGAAGTGGGGCGTCGCTTCCTGGGTGCCGGAGGGCAGGGAAGTCTCTCCGGTATCTTCGACTCACGAGCCGTCGGGGTTGTGGAACACGcgccttcttcttcttcctctgcttCGTTTCCATCGCTGCGCTTGGTCGATATCGATTTCAGCGGTGCCCAGATCGAGATTCCGGCTAGAACCCATTTCTGGCTGTCGGATTCTTTGCCCGAATCAACTTGGTGGCTCTTCGAAAAACCCATGTTAAAATCCTGGGGGAAAAAATTCACGGAAAGGACAACTTTTTCGGGGAGGGAATAAGTTCGAGAACAAATTCTTTGGTGCAATTTACTCCGTATTGTTTCAGCAGATAAGCATAGAAAAAAAAAGAGGGAAATTGGGTGATGTGATGTGTGTCCTAAAAGGTTTCAAGAAAACTTGAAGAATAATCAAAAAGGGAGAATGGAGTTTGAAGACACTTTGAACGGGTGAAAGAAGAGTGGAGGCGGCAAAATATGAGGTGAGAAAGATTCTTTATATGAACGAACACCAAGCctgaaaaattaataaatcgAGGGaggaaaaaaattgaatttttttagctGCCCGTGAGATTACGGGCAGCTGAAATTGTTTTTGGCGGTATTTTGGGGTTTGCGGAGGCAACGGCTATTTTTCCCGCCCAAGTTTCTGGGCTCCCATTTTCACCAACTTGCTGAGGGCCACACCAGGGTGTCGTGGGCTGGGTCAATTTGTGCTCTTTGGTCCATTAGATAAAAGAACACTAAATGGTCCATtggttttctttttcttttttaatttgaTATGTTTTTACGGGTAAGTGATGCTAATTTTGAATTCAGATGTTCAcatgaaaatattatataaaaatacataataaataataatacccTCGGTGTTATATAGAATGAAccatttttatgtcaaatatatAAATTCGATAAAATTGGAACgattgtcttttttttttccatgtGATATGGTTTTTGGATATGATATAATAATAGTGAATATATTGTTTTAGTGGACATCCAAAGCTAATATCAGAATCCATATTACAGCTAATCTCAGGTCCAAATcgagagtaggtctcatgtgagaccgtctcacggatcttaatctgtgagacgggtcaaccatatagatattcacaataaaaagtaatactttttcatggatgacccaaataagaggtccgtatcacaaatacgactcgtgagaccgtctcacacaagtttttgcctcaaAATCGATGTggatcacacacacacacacattatatatatgaaaaatataGATTTcatctcttaaaaccaaatAATTCCGAGAGGATCAATCCAACCCATTATTTTGTAAGCTTGATCTGGTTGTGGACTCTAAACAAATTGatgaatttattattattattattattattattattaaaacaatGTCTCACCATCTGCACATCATCTCTGTCTGAGCATATTTGTTATCAGTATCACTAAAATCAAAATTAGCTTTAACTTGCAAATATATTCATctaattcaaaacatatcatcatCTATCGTTAATCGcattaaaatataatacaaaATTATActcgatttaaaaaaaaaatcaatatcaaaataaCAACTTTAAATACGTGTAAAAAGTAAAAACatttaattgaaaattttgagttaaaaacaaaagaaacaagAACCATGTTTGgttgagattttattatttggTGTGAGCTCCATGATTATATTACTAGTTTGTTGTTTGTGCCATTTTGGCCAGCTCTTTTGGGAATATTGTACAATTATATATTTGGGAATATTgtacaattatatatatatatatatatatatatatatatatatatatatatatataattgtattTTATCAGTACGAGTTTGAGTTATATTTCGATTTTTTGTCCTTAGATCTGTGATGTCATTGGCAACGAGTGAGTTTATATCATAGATGTTCGTGTCATATGCATcagacttaaatttatcatctttatgtattattttatatatttatttgtttgagataattacaattacatttaagaaaaaaaaaacgttttttCAGATTTAAACATATGTTAATCTCGAAAAACTTGAATCTTGACATCCGCGCTTCCGGCGCTTCacgtttttttaaaatcttagtGACTAAATGAGTATTTCAACAGTACTTACTTGTCACATTTATTATAGAAGGGAcgttatataattttttagttTGCATCAGGTATGGATCTATACCTACATGATTATATTTTATTCGGCATTTTTTGATGTGATTGgttgattaaaatatttttattttaatatgtatcatatattatataaataaatgttatttagtaaaaaaaattaaaatgaaaagCATAAAAGTTGCGATGACAGAGGGAAGGCAGTAACCTGATTAATGGCTGGCGGGGTCCATGTGCGCCTGCCACTGCCGAACCTTACCCAATCAAAATCTCAATATATTAttccaaaaggtgaaatcgctcacccCGGGCGTCCCTCACATCCTGTCCGACAGGTatgtgagaggaggtaaatcatgaTAACCTGACCAACCAGCAGTGGCTAGACCCGTGCTCACCGCGCACAAGGAGCCTCCCCCGTACGTCGAAGGGAGTTACTCCCACACTGccgcttgcgagactcgatccTTAGTCATTATTCCAAGATGTCACCACTGCTAGCCAGTCAGGCTAAGCCCATGCGGGCCAAAATCTCAATATATTGAATAATAATAAACATGACAGTGCTCCGAATCAGCGTGTGGGCTGTTAAATGGACTACATTCATTTAATAACATGGATTTGGGCCCTACACGGCCCACATCAAcatttttatttatcatttatttatttattttttggatcCAAACCAAAGAAACTATGTCGATTACATTTACTATTAcgtaaaaaaaattgtgttgaaatttcaatttaatttaGTAAAATCTTTATATTCTTCTATGACAAGAATCCTTTGGAAGCATcgaatttttttcttttgcgAGAAACTATGAAAATAACTCCCGACTTTGAAAATATCATGTTTTGTATTTAGAGTATGTCTTttataagacggtctcacgaatctttatatgtgagagaggtcaactctaccgatattcacaataaaaattaactttttcatggatgactcaaataagatatatgtatcacaaaatacgacccgtcaATCTTACCAGGGTCGATCCTAACAATATTTGGACCTGAGTCTAACTTTTAAAAAGAGGCATCCGAATCATAAAGtgtgttcatatttttttcCGTTCCATggtaatttttcaaattaaatcaatacgtcaaagacaatataaaaaaataaaggaataaaaatatcaaacatgtccaaaaTAATCACTAAAAAACAACATGTCTAACAGTTTTAGAGttaaaaatactaatcaagTCTGTATAATCAATTTGTTCAGTAATTTCTTTCTCAATCGATAACATAGCCAATCTATTCAATCTTTCTCATGACATGGTTGATCggagaaaagttttgatgagcTTTAGCTTTGAGAAACTTCGCTCTACACTTGCTACTGTGACCGGGACAGTCAACAAGATTTTATAAGCAATATGAGCATTTGAAAGCCGGATAAGCATTACATCCACCAAAATTTCAATCAAAAAGCGTAGATTATAGATACCACATAAAGCcccaaaaaaagtaaaaaatcacaataaaaaattagaagcccgaacaaagcaaatacaagaaaatagacTTACAGCTCCTCACGAGTCTTTCAATCAAACCTAGAGACGACGCAACGACTGAAGTCGATTAAGGCTTGTCTGCAGATGAATATTGGGGAAGATCGAGGAATAAATCGATAACATGCTAAGCaagtttcatttaataaatacttggtTTTGGGTTACCTAATAActagtattatatataataatttttttaaaaaattttttggGCCCCAGAAAAGAGACGGGCTTGAGTCATTGGACTCATTTGCCTCCTAATAGGCACGGCCCagcgtcttacacaagtttttaccttgtATTTATGGTTCCGAACACAGTTTGAGATATTTCCAGCCATAACTTCAGCATCCATATTGATTTCGAGAACGACATAGGAATTTATTCGGCGCACCAACCTCTCCAATTAATTAACCAATTATATTTTGTGTGCATAAAATTTCCACAtaattaatgttttttttaatataaaaaaagcGATAAAGATGATATCGAAATTAGGATCCGATCAGCCGCCCCAAGTGCAGTCCTCTCCTAAAAAATTGACACTCAAAGCTCGTGTCGTTTTCCGAAACGGTTCCACGAAAATGACCCGAATGTGGTAGCAGCCATCCCATTTCTTGCAT is a genomic window containing:
- the LOC140821915 gene encoding cyclin-dependent protein kinase inhibitor SMR6-like produces the protein MGFSKSHQVDSGKESDSQKWVLAGISIWAPLKSISTKRSDGNEAEEEEEGACSTTPTARESKIPERLPCPPAPRKRRPTSRCHLNGNREFFNPPDLESVFICHAERAN